The following proteins come from a genomic window of Spongiibacter tropicus DSM 19543:
- a CDS encoding riboflavin synthase: MFTGIIEAVGEVAALQMRSGDLRLYIRSGDLPLAEVKLGDSIASNGVCLTVVDLPGDGFWADVSRETLAQSSFAEAKTGMAVNLERAMLASSRFDGHIVSGHVDGVGTIVAMQRDARSLRLSIDAPENLARYIAQKGSICVDGVSLTVNRVDGASFELNIVPHTAAETTIASYRVGSRVNLEVDVVARYLERLLDARSLDSRSGGITMATLAENGFMKAK, encoded by the coding sequence GTGTTTACGGGAATTATTGAAGCCGTTGGCGAAGTGGCCGCTCTGCAAATGCGCAGCGGTGATCTGCGGCTGTATATCCGCAGCGGCGACCTGCCGCTGGCCGAGGTCAAATTGGGCGACAGTATTGCCAGCAACGGCGTCTGTCTGACGGTGGTGGACTTGCCTGGCGACGGCTTTTGGGCCGACGTGTCACGCGAAACGCTCGCACAAAGCAGTTTCGCTGAGGCCAAAACCGGCATGGCAGTGAATCTGGAGCGGGCGATGCTCGCCAGCAGTCGTTTCGATGGACACATTGTCAGTGGTCATGTGGATGGCGTTGGTACGATTGTCGCCATGCAGCGCGATGCCCGTTCGCTGCGTTTGAGCATCGATGCACCTGAGAATCTGGCGCGCTACATCGCTCAAAAAGGGTCCATCTGTGTCGATGGCGTAAGCCTGACAGTAAATCGCGTCGATGGTGCAAGCTTTGAACTGAATATTGTGCCGCACACGGCGGCAGAGACAACGATAGCGTCTTACCGCGTCGGCAGCCGGGTGAACCTGGAGGTGGATGTGGTAGCCCGATATCTGGAGCGGTTGCTGGACGCCCGCTCGCTTGACAGCCGCAGCGGCGGCATCACAATGGCCACACTGGCCGAAAACGGTTTTATGAAGGCAAAGTAA
- the thiL gene encoding thiamine-phosphate kinase, which yields MSGAGGLSEFALIQRFFQPLSKASAFVRCGIGDDCAVLSPAAGEELALSVDTLVEGVHFPHDYPPSMLARRALAACVSDLAAAGAEPRAFTLALTLPENGSDWLAAFSHALADDAAHYGMSLVGGDTTRGPLCLSFQVMGTVPVGGALLRSGAKPGDDIYVSGSLGGARAALDYIDSDSPDARQQACLERYHRPQARVALGVALRGIASAAVDISDGLAADLGHILNASGAGGRLMLGALPIHPAITDLSAARDYALSGGDDYELCFTAPAEQRESIAALSVSLGLPLTCVGGIVPGDDLSCIDENGQACSVGAGYQHF from the coding sequence GTGTCTGGCGCCGGGGGACTCTCCGAGTTCGCGCTGATCCAGCGCTTCTTTCAGCCCTTGTCCAAGGCATCTGCCTTCGTGCGTTGCGGTATCGGTGACGATTGCGCAGTGCTGTCGCCCGCCGCCGGTGAAGAGTTGGCGCTGTCGGTGGATACTCTGGTGGAGGGTGTGCATTTTCCCCACGACTACCCGCCGTCGATGCTCGCCCGTCGTGCGCTGGCCGCCTGTGTGAGTGACCTCGCTGCAGCGGGTGCTGAGCCCCGTGCATTTACCCTCGCACTGACCCTGCCGGAGAATGGCAGTGATTGGCTGGCGGCATTCAGCCACGCTCTGGCTGACGATGCGGCGCACTATGGCATGAGTCTGGTGGGGGGGGACACTACACGCGGTCCTCTGTGCCTGAGCTTTCAAGTGATGGGCACGGTGCCTGTTGGTGGCGCACTGCTGCGCAGCGGTGCCAAGCCCGGTGATGATATCTATGTGTCAGGCAGTCTCGGCGGTGCTCGCGCGGCGCTGGACTATATCGACAGTGACTCGCCCGATGCGCGCCAGCAGGCCTGCCTTGAGCGCTATCACCGCCCGCAGGCGAGGGTGGCCCTCGGCGTGGCCCTGCGCGGTATTGCCTCGGCGGCGGTGGATATTTCCGACGGTCTCGCCGCCGATCTGGGGCATATTCTCAATGCCAGTGGCGCGGGAGGGCGGCTGATGCTGGGCGCGCTGCCTATCCACCCGGCGATTACGGATTTATCCGCTGCCCGCGACTATGCTCTTTCGGGTGGCGATGATTACGAACTGTGTTTTACCGCGCCTGCGGAACAGCGCGAGTCAATCGCGGCCTTATCGGTCTCCTTGGGTTTACCATTGACCTGCGTCGGCGGCATTGTGCCCGGTGACGACTTGTCGTGTATTGATGAAAATGGTCAAGCCTGCTCGGTCGGCGCCGGTTACCAACATTTCTGA
- a CDS encoding phosphatidylglycerophosphatase A family protein has product MKAIPPQMLRNPTHMLSLGFGSGLAPKAPGTFGTFAAIPFWFLLQLLPTSSYIAAVVAAFMLGIYLCGETAKALGVHDHGGIVWDEFVGLWIALFLLPPGWLWLVLGVALFRLFDIWKPWPIRVLDAKVHGGLGIMIDDVLAGFYAFLVVQLLFVLL; this is encoded by the coding sequence ATGAAAGCGATCCCTCCCCAGATGCTCCGCAACCCTACCCACATGCTGTCGTTGGGTTTTGGCAGCGGCCTGGCACCGAAAGCCCCCGGCACCTTTGGTACCTTCGCGGCGATTCCCTTCTGGTTTCTGCTGCAACTGCTGCCTACCAGCTCTTACATTGCGGCCGTTGTCGCGGCGTTTATGCTGGGGATTTATCTGTGCGGGGAAACGGCGAAAGCGCTGGGGGTGCACGACCACGGCGGGATTGTCTGGGACGAATTTGTCGGCCTGTGGATCGCCCTGTTCCTGCTGCCGCCGGGTTGGCTCTGGCTGGTGCTGGGCGTGGCGCTGTTCCGCCTGTTTGATATCTGGAAACCCTGGCCGATTCGCGTGCTTGATGCCAAGGTGCACGGCGGTCTGGGTATTATGATCGACGATGTGTTAGCAGGGTTTTACGCGTTTCTCGTGGTGCAGTTGCTGTTCGTACTGCTCTAA
- the ribBA gene encoding bifunctional 3,4-dihydroxy-2-butanone-4-phosphate synthase/GTP cyclohydrolase II codes for MAFSTVEELIQDIRLGKMVILMDDEDRENEGDLVMAAECVRPQDINFMATHGRGLICMPMTRERCEQLALPLMVDRNASGFGTKFTLSIEAREGVTTGISAADRAHTVRTAAARNARAEDIVQPGHIFPLMAEPGGVLNRAGHTEAACDLARLAGFEPTGVICEIMNEDGTMARREDLEAFAAEHDVKMGTIADLIHYQVLNERTVEKLSSGPINTDFGEFLLHAYRDSVAGQLHFALQKGEVNADEPTLARVHLGSTVRDLLQSQPPGSTTGWNMHRSLSVLAEHGGVLVLLANQEKAEDILAELDIARGTKSPLQGDSAQYQNTYFNVGLGSQILRDVGAGKLRLMGAPVKYNAISGFDLEVVEFVSPGDFS; via the coding sequence ATGGCATTTAGCACCGTAGAAGAGCTGATTCAGGACATTCGCCTGGGCAAAATGGTCATTCTGATGGATGACGAAGATCGCGAAAATGAGGGCGATCTGGTCATGGCTGCCGAATGTGTACGCCCTCAGGACATCAACTTTATGGCGACTCATGGCCGCGGTCTGATCTGCATGCCGATGACCCGTGAGCGCTGCGAACAACTCGCGCTGCCGCTGATGGTCGATCGCAATGCCTCCGGTTTTGGCACCAAGTTTACGCTGTCGATCGAAGCCCGCGAGGGTGTGACGACGGGTATTTCTGCTGCCGACCGTGCTCACACGGTGCGCACGGCGGCGGCTCGCAACGCCCGTGCTGAAGACATTGTCCAGCCCGGTCACATTTTTCCGCTGATGGCCGAGCCCGGCGGTGTGCTCAATCGCGCGGGTCATACCGAAGCGGCCTGTGATCTCGCCCGTCTGGCGGGCTTTGAGCCCACCGGCGTGATCTGCGAGATCATGAATGAAGACGGCACCATGGCCCGTCGCGAAGATTTGGAAGCCTTTGCTGCCGAACACGATGTGAAAATGGGTACCATTGCCGACCTGATTCACTACCAGGTGCTCAACGAGCGCACCGTTGAGAAGCTGAGCAGTGGCCCGATCAATACTGACTTCGGTGAATTCCTGCTGCACGCCTACCGGGACTCGGTGGCCGGTCAACTCCACTTCGCCCTGCAGAAAGGTGAGGTCAATGCCGACGAGCCGACGCTGGCGCGAGTGCATCTGGGCTCGACCGTACGCGATCTGCTGCAGAGCCAGCCACCGGGATCGACCACCGGCTGGAATATGCATCGTTCGCTGTCAGTGCTGGCCGAACACGGCGGGGTGCTGGTGCTGCTCGCCAACCAGGAGAAAGCGGAAGATATTCTCGCTGAGCTGGATATTGCGCGCGGTACCAAGTCGCCGCTGCAGGGTGACAGCGCCCAGTACCAGAATACCTACTTCAATGTCGGTCTGGGCTCGCAGATTCTGCGTGACGTGGGCGCTGGCAAGCTGCGCCTGATGGGGGCACCCGTGAAGTACAATGCGATTTCCGGCTTTGATCTGGAAGTGGTTGAGTTTGTCAGCCCCGGCGATTTCAGCTGA
- the nusB gene encoding transcription antitermination factor NusB, giving the protein MAQRPEQHAKNQLAASRRKARHYALQALYQWQMASQPLNVIDAQFQTDYDMQNVDLVFFSELLHNIPAKLGELQEAFVPHLDRELDDLDPVELCLLRMGSYELLFRIDVPYKVAINETVNLAKRFGATDGYRYINGVLDKVAASARQIEVNAEKSRRSEGEG; this is encoded by the coding sequence GTGGCCCAACGCCCAGAACAACACGCCAAAAACCAGTTGGCGGCTTCCCGTCGCAAGGCGCGTCACTACGCCCTGCAAGCGCTGTATCAATGGCAGATGGCCTCGCAGCCACTGAATGTTATCGACGCGCAATTTCAAACCGATTACGACATGCAGAATGTCGACCTCGTGTTCTTCAGCGAGTTGCTCCACAACATCCCCGCCAAGCTCGGCGAGTTGCAGGAGGCCTTTGTGCCGCATCTGGACCGGGAGCTGGACGACCTCGACCCCGTCGAGCTTTGCCTGTTGCGCATGGGCAGCTATGAACTGCTGTTCCGTATCGACGTGCCATACAAAGTCGCCATCAATGAAACGGTAAATCTGGCCAAGCGATTTGGCGCGACAGATGGCTACCGTTACATCAACGGTGTGCTGGATAAAGTGGCGGCATCCGCACGGCAGATTGAAGTGAATGCAGAAAAGTCCCGCCGCAGCGAAGGGGAAGGCTGA
- the ribH gene encoding 6,7-dimethyl-8-ribityllumazine synthase: protein MKTIEGTFTGVAGKFAIVVGRWNSFVVESLLEGSLDALRRHGVSEDDITIIRAPGAFEIPLVCQKAAAGGQYDAIIALGAVIRGGTPHFEYVAGECTKGLAQVSMQYSVPVSFGVLTVDSIEQAIERAGTKAGNKGEEAAMSAIEMVNLLKQM from the coding sequence ATGAAAACAATTGAAGGTACCTTTACCGGCGTGGCGGGCAAGTTCGCCATTGTGGTTGGCCGCTGGAACAGCTTTGTTGTAGAAAGCCTGCTGGAAGGCTCGCTGGATGCTCTGCGCCGCCACGGTGTGAGCGAAGACGATATCACCATCATCCGTGCCCCCGGCGCCTTTGAAATTCCGCTGGTGTGCCAGAAAGCCGCAGCGGGTGGTCAGTACGACGCCATTATTGCGCTGGGCGCGGTGATTCGCGGCGGCACCCCTCATTTCGAATATGTGGCTGGCGAGTGCACCAAAGGTCTGGCCCAGGTCTCCATGCAATACAGCGTACCAGTGTCCTTCGGCGTGCTGACGGTAGACAGCATCGAGCAGGCCATTGAGCGCGCGGGCACCAAAGCGGGCAACAAAGGCGAAGAAGCGGCCATGTCGGCGATCGAAATGGTGAATCTGCTCAAGCAGATGTAA
- the purT gene encoding formate-dependent phosphoribosylglycinamide formyltransferase: MVSIGTPFSTSACKVLLCGSGELGKEVVIELQRLGVEVIACDRYDNAPAMQVADRSHCFSMLDGEALRRVIEQEKPDYIVPEIEAIATDTLVELENEGYTVVPSARAAQLTMNREGIRRLAAEELGIATSPYQFADSYEAFCQAVEQIGLPCVVKPIMSSSGKGQSLLRDSADIERSWQYAQEGGRAGAGRVIVEGFVDFDYEITLLTVQHRDGCSFCEPIGHRQEDGDYQESWQPQAMSAAALETSKTIAKAVTEALGGWGLFGVELFIKGNDVWFSEVSPRPHDTGLVTLISQDLSEFALHARAILGLPIPNIHQHGPSASAVILVEGESRNTRFGNLQQALAQPDTQLRLFGKPEVAGKRRMGVALARGADIDDAKAKAIAAAQAVDVSL, translated from the coding sequence ATGGTTTCTATCGGTACGCCATTCAGTACGTCGGCCTGCAAGGTGCTGCTTTGTGGCTCGGGAGAATTGGGTAAGGAAGTCGTTATCGAATTGCAGCGACTGGGTGTGGAAGTCATCGCTTGTGATCGCTACGACAATGCACCAGCCATGCAGGTGGCTGATCGCAGTCATTGTTTTTCCATGCTCGATGGCGAGGCACTGAGGCGGGTGATTGAGCAGGAAAAGCCCGACTACATCGTGCCCGAAATCGAAGCTATTGCTACCGACACACTGGTGGAGCTGGAGAACGAGGGCTATACCGTGGTGCCCAGTGCCCGCGCCGCCCAGCTGACCATGAACCGCGAGGGCATTCGCCGTCTGGCGGCGGAGGAACTGGGGATCGCCACCTCTCCCTACCAGTTTGCCGACAGCTATGAGGCGTTCTGTCAGGCCGTTGAACAGATTGGCCTGCCCTGCGTGGTGAAACCGATTATGAGTTCATCCGGCAAGGGGCAAAGTCTGCTGCGCGATTCAGCGGACATTGAGCGGTCCTGGCAATACGCTCAGGAAGGTGGCCGGGCGGGTGCCGGACGGGTGATTGTTGAGGGCTTTGTCGATTTCGATTACGAAATCACCCTGCTGACAGTGCAGCATCGCGATGGCTGCAGCTTCTGCGAGCCCATCGGTCACCGCCAGGAAGATGGCGACTATCAGGAGTCCTGGCAGCCGCAAGCGATGTCTGCCGCTGCGCTGGAAACATCCAAAACGATTGCCAAAGCCGTTACCGAAGCCCTGGGTGGCTGGGGTCTGTTCGGCGTTGAGCTGTTTATCAAAGGCAACGACGTCTGGTTCAGCGAAGTGTCGCCGCGCCCCCATGACACCGGGCTGGTGACGCTGATTTCTCAGGACTTGTCGGAGTTTGCCCTGCACGCACGCGCGATTCTCGGCCTGCCCATTCCCAATATTCATCAGCACGGCCCCTCGGCGTCGGCGGTCATTCTGGTCGAAGGCGAATCGCGCAACACCCGCTTTGGCAATCTGCAGCAGGCACTCGCGCAGCCCGACACGCAGTTGCGCCTGTTTGGCAAGCCGGAAGTCGCGGGTAAGCGCCGCATGGGGGTGGCGCTGGCTCGTGGCGCGGACATCGACGATGCCAAGGCCAAGGCAATCGCCGCCGCGCAGGCGGTCGATGTCAGTCTCTGA